The Nocardioides sp. cx-173 genome segment TCGGATGACCCGGCGCACCGAGCGGGGCGCGGTCACCGCCGAGGCGGCCCTGACCCTGCCGATCCTGGTGGCGGTCACCGTCGGGCTGGTGTGGCTGCTCGCGGTCGGTGCCGCCCAGGTCCGTGCCGTCGACGCCGCGCGTGAGACGGCGCGGTCGGCCGCCCGTGGCGACACCGACGCCGAGGCGGTCGCCGCCGGCGAGCGGGTCGCGGTGCCGGGCAGCACGGTCAGCCTCAGCCGCCGAGACGGCAGCGTCGTCGCGGTGGCCTCAGGCCGGGTCGAGGGGCCTGGTGGGCTGTTCGGGTTCCTGCCCGGAGCACGGGTGCGCGCCGAGGCCGTGGCCCTCGACGAGGAGGAGGCCGCGCCGTGAGCGCCCGACCCGACGAGCGCGGTGCGGCCACCGTGTTCGCCGTATCCTGTCTCGCGCTGCTGCTCCTGCTGGGCGCCGCACTGGGGGTGGTGACCGCGCTGGTCGCCGCGCACCGCGCAGCGCAGGGAGCAGCTGATCTGGCGGCGTTGGCCGGCGCCGAGACCCTGGGGCGCGGCCGCGACCCGTGCACCGCCGCCGCCGCCACGGCGGCAAGCAACGGCGGCGCGCTAGCGGCGTGCGAGGTCGACGACCGCGACGTGGTCGTGGAGGTGCGGGTCGAGGGGCCCCACTGGCTCGGTCAGTCCGCCGACCCGGTCGCCCGGGCGCGAGCCGGTCCGGCGGCGCGCTGAGCCGAGCGCGGCGGACGAGCGCGCATGTGGGTGCGGACCTTGTCCAGAAGCCGGGTGAGCTCCGCACGGTCGGCGGCCGTCAGGGGATCGAGGAGGATGTCTCGCACGACCTCCATGTGGCCGGGCAGCACGGCCGACAGGCGGCGTCGGCCGGCGTCGCTCAGCGCGAGGACCTTGCTGCGCTCGTCATCGACGGCCTGAGCGCGGGTGAGCAGTCCCGCGCGCTCGAGCATGTGGGCCTGGTAGGTGAGGCCGCTGCGGCTGAGCACCAGCCGGTCGGCCAACGCGGTCATGGTCTGGGTCCCGTCGAGCGCCTCCTCCAGGACGGCCAGGATCTGGAACTGCACGAAGCTGAGATCGCCGTCCTCCCGCAGCTGGTGCTCGACGCCGTGCTGGACGAGCGAGGACACCTCCAGCAGCGCGAAGTAGGCCGCGAACTCGGGGGGCGGGGTGGGCATGCCCGCAGAGTATCGCTTCGAATTCGCAATAAAACGACGGTCGCGGGTGTTTCGAATTCAAACCATCTACAGGAGGTCGTCATGCACGCCATCCGCTTCACCACCTACGGAGGACCCGAGGTCCTCGAGCTCGCCGAGCTGGCTGCGCCGACTCCGGGCCCCGGGCAGGTGCTCATCCAGGTCGCCGCCACGACGTTCAACCCCGTCGACGCCACCATCCGGGCGGGCTACCTGCGCGATCAGTTTCCGCTCGAGCTGCCGCATGTCCCGGGCATCGACGTCAGCGGCACCGTCACGGAGGTCGGCCGAGGCGTCGACCAGGCACTCGTCGGCACGGAGGTGGTGGCCTTCCTCCCGATGAACAGGCCCGGGGCGGCCGCCGACTACGCCGTGGCCCCTGCCGAGCTGGTCGCCACTGCTCCTCGCACGGTAGGGCTGGCCGACGCGGCGGCACTGCCGTCGGCCGGTCTCACGGCCTGGCAGGCCCTGGTCGAGCACGCCGACGTGCAGCCCGGTCAACGGGTGCTCGTCAACGGCGCCGGGGGAGGGGTCGGCGGCTTCGCCGTCGCCCTCGCCACTCACCTCGGGGCACAGGTCGCCGCGACCGCCAGCCCCCGCAGCGCCGACGCGGTGCGCAG includes the following:
- a CDS encoding TadE family protein; this translates as MTRRTERGAVTAEAALTLPILVAVTVGLVWLLAVGAAQVRAVDAARETARSAARGDTDAEAVAAGERVAVPGSTVSLSRRDGSVVAVASGRVEGPGGLFGFLPGARVRAEAVALDEEEAAP
- a CDS encoding Rv3654c family TadE-like protein, whose translation is MSARPDERGAATVFAVSCLALLLLLGAALGVVTALVAAHRAAQGAADLAALAGAETLGRGRDPCTAAAATAASNGGALAACEVDDRDVVVEVRVEGPHWLGQSADPVARARAGPAAR
- a CDS encoding MarR family winged helix-turn-helix transcriptional regulator, producing the protein MPTPPPEFAAYFALLEVSSLVQHGVEHQLREDGDLSFVQFQILAVLEEALDGTQTMTALADRLVLSRSGLTYQAHMLERAGLLTRAQAVDDERSKVLALSDAGRRRLSAVLPGHMEVVRDILLDPLTAADRAELTRLLDKVRTHMRARPPRSAQRAAGPARARATGSAD
- a CDS encoding NADP-dependent oxidoreductase — protein: MHAIRFTTYGGPEVLELAELAAPTPGPGQVLIQVAATTFNPVDATIRAGYLRDQFPLELPHVPGIDVSGTVTEVGRGVDQALVGTEVVAFLPMNRPGAAADYAVAPAELVATAPRTVGLADAAALPSAGLTAWQALVEHADVQPGQRVLVNGAGGGVGGFAVALATHLGAQVAATASPRSADAVRSAGAHEVIDYTTTSVAEALAGEVDVVLNLVRNAPEELAALRQRISPGGVLVSTTTLAEPDPGRDVRAVAVFVRSDAAQLAHLTSLLDKGVLRLDIGARYPLADLARAHADGEAGRLRGRTVVAVAG